One part of the Nitrospirota bacterium genome encodes these proteins:
- a CDS encoding FAD-dependent oxidoreductase, whose product MNSSENEKYKIDVPGVEFFAKEVECRDACPVGTDAGAYVQAIGLGEFEKAYAIARGPNPFASICGWVCNAPCETACNKGNVDRPISIRALKRFVTEKYGVETVKDPAKTLKYSTAPGRPYGINTGEKVAIIGSGAGGLTAAHDLARLGYRVTIFESNNYLGGMFYLVPEYRLPRPLIRAEIDAIISMGMEVRLNTRVGKDITFEEIQQEYKAVVIAVGCWLPRPLQIEGHQLPGFMEGLTFLKRVYLEHEKIDLGEKVVIIGGGNVAMDCCRTAVRLGPKEVHVVCLENWEQMPADPMEIEDAVDEGIIFHPANGPKRAVGNNGKVTGLECIKVKSLFDDQRRFSPKFEENSEWILEADTIIASIGQASDVSFLPQGPGFKIGRGGTILVNPDMSTNVPGVFAVGDVVTGPRIFIEAIAGGQKAAMAAHSYLSGKKVEILKKGVSTLIGDGVRDHVMPDNWSKIPRENPALLVPSKRASNFELAELSYQEKTAVDQGIRCLKCHVNPIFNGDLCILCGGCVDICPEYALKMVPLTQMEQTQPIKKAIENFYEVSLDTEKTNSEVKLEKLGTAMIWDGNVCIRCGYCAKRCPTRAITMEHLEYTTEVTFHEH is encoded by the coding sequence ATGAATTCTTCAGAGAATGAGAAATACAAGATCGATGTCCCTGGAGTTGAGTTCTTTGCCAAAGAAGTAGAGTGCCGCGATGCCTGTCCGGTTGGAACGGATGCCGGCGCATATGTGCAGGCCATCGGCCTGGGTGAATTCGAAAAAGCCTATGCGATCGCAAGGGGACCCAACCCTTTTGCTTCAATCTGCGGTTGGGTTTGCAATGCGCCCTGCGAAACAGCCTGTAATAAAGGGAATGTCGACAGACCTATTTCGATTCGGGCGTTAAAACGTTTTGTCACCGAAAAATATGGCGTTGAAACCGTCAAAGACCCTGCAAAGACCCTTAAATATTCTACTGCACCTGGAAGGCCATACGGCATCAATACTGGTGAAAAAGTTGCGATCATTGGATCGGGCGCCGGAGGATTGACTGCCGCTCACGATTTGGCCCGTTTAGGTTACCGGGTCACCATTTTTGAAAGCAACAATTATCTAGGAGGAATGTTTTATCTGGTTCCTGAATATCGGCTTCCCAGGCCGCTGATCCGTGCGGAAATCGATGCGATTATCAGTATGGGCATGGAAGTCCGTCTCAACACCCGGGTCGGTAAAGATATTACTTTTGAAGAAATTCAACAAGAATATAAAGCGGTTGTTATTGCGGTCGGCTGCTGGCTCCCCAGACCGCTGCAGATTGAGGGACACCAGCTTCCGGGTTTTATGGAAGGTTTGACTTTCCTGAAAAGAGTTTATCTGGAACATGAAAAGATAGATCTGGGAGAAAAGGTGGTCATTATCGGCGGAGGCAATGTTGCGATGGACTGTTGCCGGACAGCAGTCCGATTGGGACCCAAAGAGGTTCATGTCGTCTGCCTTGAGAACTGGGAACAGATGCCTGCCGATCCGATGGAAATCGAAGATGCGGTGGACGAAGGGATCATTTTTCATCCTGCCAATGGTCCAAAAAGGGCAGTCGGTAATAATGGAAAGGTGACCGGTCTGGAATGTATTAAAGTCAAGTCTCTCTTCGACGATCAGAGGAGGTTTAGTCCCAAATTTGAGGAAAACAGCGAATGGATTCTTGAAGCAGATACCATTATTGCTTCAATTGGTCAGGCTTCTGACGTTTCATTTCTTCCGCAGGGACCTGGTTTTAAAATTGGACGGGGAGGAACAATTCTCGTCAATCCAGATATGTCGACAAACGTTCCCGGTGTCTTTGCTGTCGGGGACGTGGTAACCGGACCGAGAATTTTTATTGAAGCGATTGCGGGGGGTCAAAAAGCCGCGATGGCAGCCCACTCCTATTTGAGCGGGAAAAAGGTGGAAATTCTGAAAAAAGGGGTTTCGACTCTGATCGGTGACGGAGTGAGGGATCACGTCATGCCCGATAATTGGTCAAAAATTCCCCGAGAAAACCCGGCCCTCTTAGTCCCTTCCAAAAGAGCATCGAATTTTGAGCTTGCTGAGCTTTCCTACCAGGAAAAAACAGCGGTGGATCAGGGAATCCGCTGCTTGAAATGTCACGTCAATCCGATCTTTAACGGAGACCTTTGTATTCTTTGCGGCGGTTGCGTGGATATCTGCCCCGAATATGCCTTAAAGATGGTTCCCTTAACTCAAATGGAACAGACCCAGCCTATCAAGAAGGCCATCGAGAATTTTTATGAGGTTTCGCTGGATACCGAAAAAACGAATTCGGAGGTCAAACTGGAAAAATTGGGAACTGCCATGATCTGGGACGGCAATGTTTGTATCCGTTGCGGTTATTGTGCCAAGCGTTGTCCCACACGGGCAATTACCATGGAACATCTTGAATATACCACGGAGGTCACTTTTCATGAGCACTGA
- a CDS encoding cytochrome b N-terminal domain-containing protein — MADFFENLKNKIVETQVWKSIFRHGYPDTDTNRALVMFTNVLLHLHPVKVRKSALRIRYTWCLGGLTFFMFILLTITGVFLMFYYVPDTRSAYQNIKDLQYAIYFGNLMRNLHRWGAHAMVFLVWLHMTRVFLTGAYKPPREFNWVVGVLLLVLTLLLSWTGYLLPWDQLALWAVTVGSKMAEASPVIGYSGPFGKEMGMRVDNDIRFMLLGGTVVGQSTLLRFYVLHCVGLPLLATLFLVVHFWRIRKDGFSGPL; from the coding sequence ATGGCAGATTTTTTTGAAAATCTTAAAAACAAGATTGTAGAGACCCAGGTATGGAAATCCATTTTTCGCCATGGTTATCCCGATACGGATACCAATCGCGCCCTGGTTATGTTCACAAACGTCCTTTTGCATCTCCATCCGGTAAAAGTTCGAAAAAGCGCACTTCGGATCCGGTATACCTGGTGTTTGGGTGGACTGACTTTTTTTATGTTTATTCTTTTGACGATCACCGGCGTGTTTTTAATGTTTTATTATGTGCCGGATACCCGCAGTGCATATCAAAATATTAAAGATTTGCAATACGCAATCTACTTCGGAAATCTCATGCGTAATCTTCATCGATGGGGTGCTCATGCGATGGTCTTTCTCGTGTGGCTTCATATGACACGCGTCTTTTTAACCGGGGCATACAAACCCCCGAGAGAGTTTAACTGGGTGGTTGGCGTCCTGTTGCTCGTGCTGACGCTTTTACTCAGCTGGACCGGATATTTGCTCCCATGGGATCAGTTAGCGCTTTGGGCCGTAACCGTCGGATCCAAAATGGCAGAGGCTTCTCCCGTCATTGGGTATTCGGGACCATTTGGTAAAGAGATGGGAATGCGGGTCGACAATGACATTCGATTCATGCTGCTGGGCGGAACAGTCGTCGGTCAGAGCACCCTTCTTCGATTTTATGTGTTGCATTGCGTCGGGTTGCCTTTGCTGGCGACCCTTTTTCTCGTGGTTCATTTCTGGAGAATCAGAAAGGACGGTTTTTCGGGTCCCCTTTAA
- a CDS encoding carboxypeptidase regulatory-like domain-containing protein, with translation MFFLILTLVLADAKTGLATHETDHRFTVYGVIKNSSGLPQSNIKVMVSDTLTGEGNTVFTDEKGYYEVLLHLHNSNLGDEIRISAGTIIQSIKVNFNPEDKKTERKSEVNLEFPEVLNTKKDKKWSLVAAVLFGGGIFFLLIRIVQQRRMEKLK, from the coding sequence TTGTTTTTTCTGATCCTGACTTTGGTTCTCGCGGATGCTAAAACAGGTCTGGCGACTCATGAGACGGATCACCGGTTCACGGTTTATGGAGTAATCAAAAACTCTTCTGGACTCCCGCAATCCAATATTAAAGTCATGGTTTCTGATACCCTGACAGGGGAGGGGAATACTGTCTTTACAGATGAGAAAGGATATTATGAAGTCCTTCTTCATCTTCACAACAGTAACCTGGGAGATGAGATTCGAATCTCTGCGGGAACAATCATCCAGTCGATTAAAGTCAATTTTAACCCGGAGGACAAAAAGACTGAAAGGAAGAGCGAAGTCAATCTTGAGTTTCCTGAAGTCTTAAATACGAAAAAAGACAAAAAATGGAGTCTTGTGGCCGCAGTTCTGTTTGGCGGCGGAATCTTTTTTTTATTGATCAGAATAGTTCAGCAGCGACGAATGGAGAAGCTTAAATAA
- a CDS encoding cytochrome B6 — MAIETKHEIFPKNPKKSYGLVELVRGTSPITDKEPETTVFTWPNLLFIELIAILLSSVILIGLSMYSGAPLEEMASPDTTPNPMKAPWYFLGLQELLVFFDPWLAGVVLPTFIIVGLILVPYIDINPKGVGEYNYTNRKFAVWNFAFGLGLWYIMIIVGVYMRGLDWQWYWPWDDWEAHKPPSGVSLIDYSVILTQWGLSKAAAQGIAYGTLIGYFVIGMTIPFIFFRKFYNALGFVRYNLTMFLFLTQMGVPIKIVLRLVFNIKYLLVTPFFKI, encoded by the coding sequence ATGGCCATAGAAACCAAACATGAAATTTTCCCCAAGAACCCAAAAAAAAGCTACGGGCTGGTCGAACTCGTTCGAGGGACTTCCCCCATTACCGACAAGGAACCTGAGACTACGGTATTTACCTGGCCAAATCTCCTTTTTATCGAACTGATTGCCATTCTGCTTTCTTCGGTTATTCTTATCGGACTTTCGATGTACTCGGGAGCCCCTCTTGAAGAGATGGCGAGTCCCGATACCACTCCTAATCCGATGAAAGCTCCCTGGTATTTTCTCGGGCTTCAGGAGTTACTGGTCTTTTTTGACCCCTGGCTTGCCGGGGTGGTGTTACCGACCTTTATTATCGTCGGTTTGATTCTTGTTCCCTACATTGACATTAATCCCAAGGGGGTCGGGGAATATAATTATACCAACCGGAAATTTGCAGTCTGGAATTTTGCTTTCGGACTCGGTCTCTGGTATATCATGATCATAGTCGGCGTTTACATGCGCGGACTCGACTGGCAATGGTACTGGCCCTGGGACGACTGGGAAGCACATAAACCGCCATCCGGCGTTTCCCTGATCGATTATTCAGTGATTCTGACCCAGTGGGGTTTAAGTAAAGCGGCCGCGCAAGGGATAGCGTACGGAACCTTGATTGGATATTTTGTAATCGGCATGACCATCCCTTTCATTTTCTTCCGGAAATTTTATAATGCACTTGGGTTTGTCCGTTACAACCTCACCATGTTTCTGTTTTTGACGCAGATGGGGGTGCCCATTAAAATCGTACTCCGTCTTGTTTTTAATATCAAATACCTTCTGGTCACGCCATTTTTTAAAATTTAA
- a CDS encoding ubiquinol-cytochrome c reductase iron-sulfur subunit, producing the protein MSTEDKKKGKNSEEMSRRRFFNLIGWGGLLASMGGSAVGTYKFMFPTVLYEPPTVFKIGKVTDFGMGVDERLKKERQIWVVRNERGLYVLVSICRHLGCTPNWFPDQQRFRCPCHGSIYDIYGNVRGGPAPRTLWRASVSTDPVDNQVIVNFLSRQDPDPESTANGLIVEEAPREVAPYFIKSA; encoded by the coding sequence ATGAGCACTGAAGATAAAAAGAAAGGAAAAAATTCCGAGGAAATGAGCCGGAGGAGGTTTTTTAACCTCATCGGATGGGGAGGACTTTTGGCGTCGATGGGGGGTTCTGCGGTAGGAACTTATAAATTCATGTTTCCCACTGTTCTTTATGAGCCTCCAACGGTATTCAAAATCGGGAAGGTGACCGACTTTGGGATGGGGGTTGACGAACGATTGAAAAAAGAGAGACAAATCTGGGTCGTTCGAAATGAACGGGGCCTTTATGTCCTGGTTTCAATCTGCCGGCATCTCGGTTGTACCCCAAACTGGTTTCCTGACCAACAGAGATTCAGATGTCCCTGTCATGGAAGTATTTATGATATTTATGGAAATGTGCGTGGAGGCCCAGCCCCCCGAACTCTCTGGAGAGCCTCCGTTTCCACCGACCCTGTCGACAATCAGGTCATTGTGAATTTCTTGAGCCGGCAAGACCCCGATCCCGAATCCACCGCAAATGGATTGATCGTTGAAGAAGCGCCGAGGGAAGTCGCTCCCTATTTTATCAAAAGCGCATAG